From Rhopalosiphum padi isolate XX-2018 chromosome 2, ASM2088224v1, whole genome shotgun sequence:
GGCGATCTTAGTTAgtgatatacatacataaatatttatcatagtcTGTGGTGGGCCATATAAGACTGTGCACGGGCACAGAGCGACATCTGGTTGTTCTTGACTTGAACCGACTTGGATAGAATCGACTACATGGTGCACGACTTTGACCGCCTCTACCCAGTCACGATTCGAGCGGACTTGCATTATATATAACTCGCCACGAACGCCAGATCAATGTCCTCGCGGACGCCGGCCGGTAAAATCTTTTTGTGCGCCCCGCCAAAAGTCCAtagataaaatgttaaaaatgtgtaatgacAGTCGCTACATCTGGTAGCACTGGtttgttatcaaaatataaaattattatcaatccagtgatagaaaaattattgagtgataaaaaaattacttttagattaatattagtAGTTAATACTAATTACACAGTAATGTTATACCtcaaaacatttatacataagaTATTGGAATTATACAATTTGCAAAATTACATTTTGCCATCAGATATAGTACTTCAATAGCTCAGTGAAAGTTAAACtacagaataaatattatagaagagAGAAGTACAGTTTTAAACCGAATTAAACGAAAATATTCCAAAATGAATGTTCTATTACAAGGGATGAAAAATTTAGTACTTAATAAATCATGTAAGTGTTATcataaaccaataataattaagttttgaaTTAATGTCAGAATTTGTTTTCATACTACTTAGTGGGAGAGTCGACTAGATGTATGGCATCGCTTTATCAAATGCACAAGACAGGCCCTCATAAAAAACCAATGTTCAAACGGAATCCGTTGGGAGACAATCCATTTTTAAAAGGTGTTATACTGAAAACTCTAATTAGAAAACCAAAGAAACCAAATTCGGCCAATCGAAAGTGTGTCTTGGTGCGATTAAGCAATGGCAAGGAAATGATTGCTTATATACCCGGTGAAGGACACAATCTTCAAGAACACAATGTTGTATTAGTACGTAACGGGCGGTGTAAAGATTTGCCTGGTGTAAAAATAACGTGCGTTAGAGGAAAATTTGATTTACCAcatgttgtaaaaaaaacacaaacaaattCTTaactttatagtaatattatatcattatcaatttttctttttgtatattagtcattaataaaattaaaatattatattggtttttttattttattttatacaatatgtttgGTATAACAGTTTATGATCAATATCCTAAGTACATACATTTCAAAACAAAGCACTTAGTTCTAATGTaactttttctaatttttttggaGCAAgttcagttataatttttaatggtggTGGTGGTCTAATTTTACGGCCAAAGCGACCAGTTTTTCTTTGCCACAATCCAGACCGAGGACGATTACCCAATTCGCGGTTACGATTTGGACTGCCAATGTGTTCCTTAAAGTGATTTGCATTTGATATTTGTcctgaaaacaaattattaattatacttataaaatcttttaaaattaattaaatttgaataattagatTCCTTTTAAATGTTATCTCTATTAAATACTTGAACATTTCCTTAGTATgagataattataaacattatcagTAAAGAGTTATTCTATAACTTATAACCAACAATtgtgataaaacaataaattgaatattaatataagttttataacaaTTGAAGACTTACCAATCGATGCCATACAATGTTTGGAAAGTGACACTTGTAATTTTGATGGCAATTGGATAATAACTCTGTCATCAACTTGTCTCAATATAGTAGCTGTTGATCCAGCAGTCATTACATAATGAGCACCTTCGCCTGGCATTTTTTCAATACAGTGTACTTTTGTTCCCTTAGATAATGCACCGAGAGGATATGCATCTCCTTCATTTGGATTaactataagtaggtatttcagtgttaattattttcagtaGTATGTTatcttaatttacaaaatagcataagataatgaattataatgtaCCTGGAATGCGAGGAATGTAACCAGATGTGACCAACATATCTCCAGGTTTCATATTAACAGTTGCAATAATGTACTTTAAATTTGTGCCACAACCGACCAACGCCACTTTAGCTGTTCGACAGCCACAGTCCATTATCTCCAAAACACGGTCAATTCGAGGAGCATCATGTTCACCAGTCGGTCCAAAACGTTTTAAATCTACCCAATGATATTTCTGTTTGATACCACCACCCAAGCCCTTGACAACGACTCGgcctgaaaattaaaaattaaaattcttgcaataattaatattttttgttgttctaatattgttataaataccaGAGATAGGATCTCGGCCTGCCAAGTGTTTATTATTCAATGGTTTCACGGTGTACTTTTCGGGCCATTCGATTTCCCGTCTAAAATTTCTAGATTTCGGACTAGGCAACTCCATATGTGTGAAATTCCACTTGTGCCTcaccacattaaaaaaaaccgaATGTATGGTCTTCAACTTCGTAGGATCAAATACAGAGAAACGCAAAGACGGCGCTAAAAATGACACAGACATTTTCGCACCTTctgaactaataaataatacggcCCAATATCGTGCCtggtaaactataaaaaaatttagaagatttaacttttttttaaattatacaaaattatcaactttaatatattatcttttctTAGATTACTTTATCATCATTGATAATAAAGTAAAGAACCAAAGAGGTCTGGTATATTTTGCGTGTATTATCTCTTTGACAATGATAAAGCGAATTTACAAGCTACAATCTAGTATCTACGTATATGtacagtataaacatttttatattttaaattctggaGATATCTTTatgttcatttaattattttaattaatttgttcgcCGCAGATAAGTAACAACCGAAATTGTGCTATACCGCTTCCTCTGTCgagtgtttaaataattaattttctttagatttttgatatttttttcttatttgcgATGGCTTTGAACTACAGTTCCATCAACGACGACGAAGCATTTTCGTTCCGGAATCTTGAaaggtttatacattttatttattatttaactatttcaacttaatatataaatcataacattaattttatcaacaatcATATTATCCCAACTCCTAAGATAGCCAGCATAATTTTAGTGATttgcttaaaatgtttaaacacaaGTCTAACTCTAAGTCTTATTAACAAAGcagttaaataaattgttactaCTAAACTATTACAGATAGATAGGCACTTAGTTATGGTATCTATTTTATGCATGTCCAAGAGTTTTTTtgactaaaaatatttgaattaatatttaaaataattatgcactaacatgtataataattcaataatgcatgttaaataaaaaaatgaatattcatttttattatctgCATAATCGTGCTATTTAGTCGTAATGCCAATTTTAAATgatcatacaatttaatatgatatgttGAATAGGTAACCCAAAATACCTCAGTGATAGCGcatcaacatttaaattgaaGAATGTTTGATAgaatttattttcatgtttttatagTTGATGTTCTGTTATTTATACaactttagatttaaaaaatttgaaaaggcaatgtgttttaatatttgttgacTTCATAAATTTGAACTgtaagaaaactaaaaataagtacctacctattttttttataaaatgtaaatacctatCCATTACTAAATATGTTCGTAACTATGTTGTGTTTATTCTTAAAGAATGCATTGACaagagtttaatttttttaaatttgtttagttatttGTGTACAGTTAAGTGGATCaccttattttttttgtttattgcctcttgtgaaaataaataaattatactcttgtacctaaatcatattttagaatattattcaaCTTAGCACACAGTTTTGGTATTTTCATATTAAGTTGTGCACGAGGTTGtacattttatcaacaattgATATATTACcaatacaatttattctaatttttttttttttttagaaatgtaaaaattgaaaaaatgggACTCAAAATGCCGAGTTTCCGAAAAACTGGTACTACAATTGTAGGAGTAACTACTCGTGATTGTGTTATTTTGGCTGCCGATACTCGCGCTACTTCTGATACAATAGTTAtggaaaaaaattgtgaaaaaatcCATTATATTGGAAAATACATGCAGtatgttaatttgaaaataaacaatgtttgaaaattaataaattaaaattattttactaattagttGCTGTGGTGCCGGTACAGCAGCAGACACTATGCAAGTTACTCGCATGGTATCTGCCAATGTTTCCTTGCAAGCATTCAAGTTTCCAGATGAAATGGTTCCTGTTGCATTTGCTGCTAGGTCACTTCGTCAGTATCTTTTCAAATACATGGTAATTAAGTTTATATTGCACCATACGTTGtttgtttatctttatttttattaattttgatttgattttaggGATATGTTTCAGCCGCTTTGATTTTAGGTGGCATTGATAATAGTGGTGCACATTTATACTCAATTTATCCTCATGGTTCAATTGATAAATTGCCTTACATATCTATGGGGTCAGGAAGTATGGCTGCCATTTCAGAACTTGAAAGTCGCTGGAATGAAAATCTAAcagtaataacaattttgtattttaaattgtctacTTAAACCTAAAACGTTGAAACCGtttgcttaattattttaatttgtaggaAGAAGAAGGAATGAAACTGGCATGTGATGCTATTTTGGGTGGTGTATTTAATGATCTTGGTTCTGGAAGTAATGTAGACCTTTGTGTCATCAAAAAAGATGGTACCCGTATGCTTAGAAACTATCTGACACCCAATAAGAAACCAGCTacgtatgtttattattttctacagtAGTCAAGActcaataacttaaatttctaggtgaaaaatataaatttgactcgtgtagttttgaattatatacCGCTAAATTAaagtatgaattataaaaatttaaagatcaaaaaaaaaattcagtttagaagttttttagttattgagacttaactatactatataattggCAGTCATTTAGTTGTCTTGTAAGTTAAggctatgtaaaaaatatttattttttagtgccAAATATGTCTATCCAGCTGGTTTGACCAAAGTATTATGcaaaagtgaaataaaattcCAAATTGCAGAAGAAACTGTCATGGAAGTTGATgcttaacattttcaattatactataatgtattaagATCCAATcacgaatattaattttatatacattttctagTGATCcacaattttttgtattttgttggcaaaatacatttttatttatgtggAATACTAATACAAcctaaatgtaattaaaattatattttataataagatatatggtatttattctttttagtacatttttatgcattgagacttatttaatttcaaggatttaatttacttcaaattgttacttcataatattaatataaatgtcggtcttaacatttttaaattaatactatttggTAGATTGATGAGTaggtattgttttattgttatataagtccagttaataacacattttaataactataaattgtatattgtttatagtgGTGATGATATACAAAGTTATTGGAcaaggtattatataatatctataaaaaaaaaaactactataattttaactattataaatattaattcaataaatttacagAGTATAAGAGTCAAGCAGTGGTGTATGTGTATACAAGAAGGGCGTGGGGGCCGATTCCCCCCATtggctttttattattttttatttttgcttacaTTATGAAGTATgtactataatgtaatattttgtgatattatgaTCTATCGAGCTattgaattttaacaattttgttattactGAATGCcattatagttgtatttttctttatttgtgTCGAactaatgtttattttgttcGAAATGGTCAATGACttctatgattataatttaatatagcttatcttattatttatagagaaaatactatataatataatataatatgtatgtaagcTCAACTAAAAGGGCTATGCTTCCACTGTGAGTCTGTGTTTAAAGTGTTATAGGATATTATCGCTGTTATTAAGTTATGAGAAATTACATCGTTATCACTACGGCCACTACTGGTTTAGTTCACTGCGTATACATAGTGCATAGTATACATCTATCattaattatctttttaaaaaagaaacacTTGCGGGACTGTTGAAAATgtgtgaaaatgtatttattaaaggaACGGCTAAACGGGAGCTAACACTTATGGtagttaaaagaaatatttaattacagcaAAACAAGTATCAgataaactagaaaaaaaataatctagatttgttaatttaatcattatttattttatttatacatttaaatatttaatgatgtagcattttttaatacaaaagttTTGACTTTATAGAGTATTGGAATGATCATCCATATCgtgtttaatgttaattttggatcaattcaaattgtattcatgaggtatttttatttgttcggTTGTTCCTATATTTTACTagcaaagtaaaaaatgttgtacaaaatcATCAAAGTTTAtgaaatgtatgaaatattcagtttttatatCTGACACTCTAAGACTTAAATAGAAGGTTTTCTATAAGCATTTAATACGGAactcataatttataatcatacattttttttatagcaaggtatttaaaattcaaattttgacaaaaatagatattttaacaaaaactatggaattttagttattttaattagaaatatttattttcatctatacctaatattttttttctctttcgataagcttgaaaatttaatacaagataaaCCCCATAAAAGCTGTTCTTAAATAGCTATAatcaataactatttaaaatacccaggcatagtttattttaatgagCAATGAGCATTTTAAGTTAAAGTTATGGCAACGttttcaaaatcacaaaaaactgtaaattgtttatgtaaatattcataaattggaaaaacatttttcataatttgtatttgtattagttGTTCATgtgaaattcatattaaaactaaaaatctaaataatatattctaagcacaattttattttaagtttaaatttggacgaaattacataCTTAAACTATGAATAGGTAAcgattttcattgtttttatagtaggtaggtacgtaactaatcattattaatattgtggaacacttaaattttatgatggtatattattatagtttttgtgtctgataatatttttagttattattatactgtatcgTGTGTTGAATTTGATGCACTCAAAGCTGCTAATAATCTAAAtcgtcataattattattaaatctaaaccacttattatactgatttataataataataaaaaaaaaataacagccttgcttttaacttttatttttataacgaatATAAACTTCActgtttgtgtatatattttgaataaaaaataactgcaATGGTaagacttaattttaaaattctataataattgttcttttctatattattatttttttccttgtattttgtattatttgatgTACTCTCTTTGTCTGAATCTggctgataataaataataaaaaataatatgttgttattacTATTGACAACCATTATATactgttgaaatataaaatatttgtcgtAATAATATCTATCTCAGACTACAGTTGATTTTCAGTGTTATTTCTAAAAGcatataaatctaataattctTAAGACGGTAGACACCTAGCTTCTcttttttcgtatattatacacatattattcgCAACAAATCATGCTGCAAGAAAACAGTGATATTAATATCGATCGCGAAATAAAACCGGACTCGATGGTTATTCCTATCGTGAAAAAACCGAAAAACCCGCAGACGACCGAGAAGATTTCGGAATTCTCCGGTTTAAAGGCGGCCAAACCGTTCTTCAGATCGATGCCAAACATCAAAATGACGATGTCCGGCGGCGATGGGGATGTACCGCGGCAGAGTCCCGTAGACGCGTCACTCGACGAGTATCGTCCGTCACCGATTCTGCTGCCCAACTACGCGGGGCCGCAGATGAGGCGAATGATCGCCATAGTGAACGCCGCCGTGATGGCGCCTGCAGCATCAGA
This genomic window contains:
- the LOC132919175 gene encoding small ribosomal subunit protein uS12m; this encodes MNVLLQGMKNLVLNKSLGESTRCMASLYQMHKTGPHKKPMFKRNPLGDNPFLKGVILKTLIRKPKKPNSANRKCVLVRLSNGKEMIAYIPGEGHNLQEHNVVLVRNGRCKDLPGVKITCVRGKFDLPHVVKKTQTNS
- the LOC132919172 gene encoding large ribosomal subunit protein uL2m, coding for MSVSFLAPSLRFSVFDPTKLKTIHSVFFNVVRHKWNFTHMELPSPKSRNFRREIEWPEKYTVKPLNNKHLAGRDPISGRVVVKGLGGGIKQKYHWVDLKRFGPTGEHDAPRIDRVLEIMDCGCRTAKVALVGCGTNLKYIIATVNMKPGDMLVTSGYIPRIPVNPNEGDAYPLGALSKGTKVHCIEKMPGEGAHYVMTAGSTATILRQVDDRVIIQLPSKLQVSLSKHCMASIGQISNANHFKEHIGSPNRNRELGNRPRSGLWQRKTGRFGRKIRPPPPLKIITELAPKKLEKVTLELSALF
- the LOC132919173 gene encoding proteasome subunit beta type-7-like, which gives rise to MALNYSSINDDEAFSFRNLERNVKIEKMGLKMPSFRKTGTTIVGVTTRDCVILAADTRATSDTIVMEKNCEKIHYIGKYMHCCGAGTAADTMQVTRMVSANVSLQAFKFPDEMVPVAFAARSLRQYLFKYMGYVSAALILGGIDNSGAHLYSIYPHGSIDKLPYISMGSGSMAAISELESRWNENLTEEEGMKLACDAILGGVFNDLGSGSNVDLCVIKKDGTRMLRNYLTPNKKPATAKYVYPAGLTKVLCKSEIKFQIAEETVMEVDA